A stretch of DNA from Alphaproteobacteria bacterium:
AATGCCTTTACCTCTGATGACTATACGGCTTATTACGCAAGTGTGGCAAAGGATCATTTGCAGTTTGTGATGCAACTTGAAGCGGATAGGCTTAAAAATATTCAGTTTGAGCAAGGATTTTTTGATTCAGAGAAAAAAGTGATTCTTGAAGAGTGGAATTTTCGGATTGGTGATAATCCAGAGCAAAAATTTAATTCACAATTTTTGCCAACATTGTTTAAGACTCACCCTTATGGCCGTGAGATTATAGGTTTGAAGGCAGATATTGCAGCTTTGACGATGGATGATGCAAAGGCTTTCCATGAAAAATGGTATGCGCCAAATAATGCAATTCTGGTTGTATCAGGAGATGTGGTCGCTGAAGAGGTCTTTTCAATGGCTCAAAATGTCTATGGCATGATTGAAGCAAAAGAAATTCCGACGAGATCTAGAACATTGCCGGATCCGCTTTTGGCGAACTTTACGGTTACTTATGAAGACCCACTTCAAACACAATCTAAGATTGATCTTGCTTATTTGGTTCCATCAGAACCACAAAATTTAAAAGCTGGGCTTAGTCTTGCGATTCTTGAGGAAATTATGAATGAGAAATCATTTACTTTCTATGATTCGATGGTTAAGCAAGAGAAATGGCTTTTGGATTTTTCAGTTGGATATGATGCTGGGCGTGAAGATTCAACAACTTTTGAGTTTGTGATGACATTGGTTGATGGCAAAAGGCCTGAAGATGCAACAAGGGCTTTTAAAGAGAAGTTAGCACAGCTTGTGAAAGATGGCGTATCAAAATCAACTTTCCAAGATGCAAAAAAACGTTTAATAGCGTCTGTTGATTATGCGCGTGATGGACTCATGTATCCTGGTCAAATTTTTGGACGCTCTTTGTGTGTTGGTCAAACGATTGATGATGTAGAAGATTGGCCAGCAGAGCTTGATCGGATCACCTTGAGTGATGTGAATGAGGCGCTTGTTAGCTACTTTGGTCCAAACATGCACTATAGCGTTGGTTATATTTTGCCTCAAGCAGCTCAAAAGGCCCAGTGAGTTTGATAGTCA
This window harbors:
- a CDS encoding insulinase family protein; this encodes MRKGLVWMWILIALCVMALVVVRFTPYGSKFKNFPMVNKIMTLGKKSSGIFHPQVKTLSNGLQVIVVENHRAPLVNHIIWYRVGSADEEGGKTGIAHFLEHLMFGPTLTKPRGEYFRDIESVGGTMNAFTSDDYTAYYASVAKDHLQFVMQLEADRLKNIQFEQGFFDSEKKVILEEWNFRIGDNPEQKFNSQFLPTLFKTHPYGREIIGLKADIAALTMDDAKAFHEKWYAPNNAILVVSGDVVAEEVFSMAQNVYGMIEAKEIPTRSRTLPDPLLANFTVTYEDPLQTQSKIDLAYLVPSEPQNLKAGLSLAILEEIMNEKSFTFYDSMVKQEKWLLDFSVGYDAGREDSTTFEFVMTLVDGKRPEDATRAFKEKLAQLVKDGVSKSTFQDAKKRLIASVDYARDGLMYPGQIFGRSLCVGQTIDDVEDWPAELDRITLSDVNEALVSYFGPNMHYSVGYILPQAAQKAQ